The Cherax quadricarinatus isolate ZL_2023a chromosome 81, ASM3850222v1, whole genome shotgun sequence genome includes a region encoding these proteins:
- the LOC128699828 gene encoding uncharacterized protein isoform X3, whose protein sequence is MKCQPEGERLHQPTKSPGEPRFSTYGPPGERQTTQHGASRQQYPETHQPERHQLQRQQGVKGKPVVCYMCNQAAMGKSSLDHLVKYGLKNDYLICTETGKEIEGRQLSDRLMLVSLGLGQCSCKTGTRSCSL, encoded by the exons atgaagtgccagccggagggagaacgtctacatcagccaactaagtcacctggtgagccacgcttctcaacttatggtccacctggtgagagacaaactactcaacatggtgcatctcgacaacagtatccagagacacaccagccagagcgacaccagttgcaacgtcagcaagGAGTTAAAGGCAAACCTGTCGTCTGCTACATGTGTAaccaa gcagccatgggtaaatcttCTTTGGATCATCTGGTCAAGTATGGACTTAAAAatgactatttgatctgcactgagactggtaaggagatagagggccggcaactgtctgacag gttgatgcttgtgagtctggggttggggcagtgcagttgcaaaacggggacgaggagttgcagcctgtag
- the LOC128699828 gene encoding uncharacterized protein isoform X4, translating into MKCQPEGERLHQPTKSPGEPRFSTYGPPGERQTTQHGASRQQYPETHQPERHQLQRQQGVKGKPVVCYMCNQAAMGKSSLDHLVKYGLKNDYLICTETGKEIEGRQLSDRLG; encoded by the exons atgaagtgccagccggagggagaacgtctacatcagccaactaagtcacctggtgagccacgcttctcaacttatggtccacctggtgagagacaaactactcaacatggtgcatctcgacaacagtatccagagacacaccagccagagcgacaccagttgcaacgtcagcaagGAGTTAAAGGCAAACCTGTCGTCTGCTACATGTGTAaccaa gcagccatgggtaaatcttCTTTGGATCATCTGGTCAAGTATGGACTTAAAAatgactatttgatctgcactgagactggtaaggagatagagggccggcaactgtctgacag actgggatga
- the LOC128699828 gene encoding uncharacterized protein isoform X2 codes for MKCQPEGERLHQPTKSPGEPRFSTYGPPGERQTTQHGASRQQYPETHQPERHQLQRQQGVKGKPVVCYMCNQVDACESGVGAVQLQNGDEELQPVAYFSAKFQPHQRAYSTIEKEALALVLALEHFDVYVGQT; via the exons atgaagtgccagccggagggagaacgtctacatcagccaactaagtcacctggtgagccacgcttctcaacttatggtccacctggtgagagacaaactactcaacatggtgcatctcgacaacagtatccagagacacaccagccagagcgacaccagttgcaacgtcagcaagGAGTTAAAGGCAAACCTGTCGTCTGCTACATGTGTAaccaa gttgatgcttgtgagtctggggttggggcagtgcagttgcaaaacggggacgaggagttgcagcctgtagcctactTCTCAGCCAAGTttcagccgcatcagagggcttactctaccattgaaaaagaagccctcgcgctggtactggctttggagcactttgatGTTTACGTGGGACAGACTtag